A window of Trichoderma atroviride chromosome 3, complete sequence contains these coding sequences:
- a CDS encoding uncharacterized protein (EggNog:ENOG41), giving the protein MSTRLAAHWPSVVFQNEVNGLEEAYYSVQNHWAHKILNLSAVNHSALVEVPWWGSRTGSANFIYQRDDHTLFAEMRHNATADAVADDPAPNVSIPLQAAIGAFAIPKTARNLDSLMNFYVLWRNGTVLQMTKNDDNNGWQTSSTPDALGSPDDGTDITCLTATDYVITPIQSKYDMARCYYMVDGKVREVKYDGSTWSVVGYVPLD; this is encoded by the exons ATTAGAAGAAGCCTACTATTCAGTACAAAACCATTGGGCCCACAAAATCTTGAACCTCTCGGCCGTCAATCATTCGGCACTGGTAGAAGTCCCATGGTGGGGATCAAGGACCGGCAGCGCCAATTTCATCTATCAACGAGATGATCATACGCTTTTTGCGGAGATGAGGCATAACGCCACCGCAGACGCAGTTGCGG ATGACCCAGCACCCAACGTCTCCATCCCGCTGCAAGCAGCCATCGGCGCGTTTGCTATCCCCAAGACTGCTAGAAACCTGGACAGCCTGATGAATTTCTATGTTTTATGGAGGAATGGCACTGTTCTCCAAATGACCAAGAATGACGACAACAACGGGTGGCAAACCTCATCGACGCCAGATGCCCTTGGAAGTCCCGACGACGGAACCGATATTACGTGCCTTACTGCAACCGACTATGTTATAACTCCTATACAATCCAAATACGACATGGCCCGCTGTTATTACATGGTAGATGGAAAAGTAAGGGAGGTAAAGTACGATGGATCAACTTGGTCTGTTGTTGGATATGTGCCATTGGATTGA